A genomic region of Candidatus Methylomirabilota bacterium contains the following coding sequences:
- a CDS encoding aminotransferase class V-fold PLP-dependent enzyme gives MSLVPKSEFVGLDGITHLCTGGEAPWLRSHDEACRRFGALKSGGMAGREAIFRVYAGAKAKVAARLGVAPDRVAFLAHASEGLNQAVRAVDWRAGDNAVFADLEYPSLIYPVAALRDRGVEPRVVRAIGHYLSMDALAAAVDARTRLVLVSQVSFLTGQRLDLARCAELCRSRGAWLAVDATHALGVVPVTGGLCDFVVSACYKWLLATLGVGIFAYDPARVGDLVPATLGWHSVAQRGGSTDPLAMPLRADAARLEAGNPALLPVFVLDNALARTEGLSPAAIEAHARDLGTALIAGLTARGRKVVTPEAPAERAGNVCFLEEDGAGLAARLAQQGVLVWGGDGRIRVSAHLYNDAGDVERFLAALDSVG, from the coding sequence ATGAGCCTCGTCCCGAAGTCCGAATTCGTCGGCCTGGACGGCATCACCCATCTCTGCACCGGCGGCGAGGCGCCGTGGCTCCGCTCGCACGACGAGGCCTGCCGCCGCTTCGGTGCGCTCAAGAGCGGCGGCATGGCGGGCCGCGAGGCCATCTTCCGCGTCTACGCGGGCGCGAAGGCGAAGGTGGCGGCGCGGCTCGGCGTGGCGCCGGACCGCGTGGCCTTCCTCGCGCACGCCTCCGAGGGGTTGAACCAGGCGGTGCGCGCGGTCGACTGGCGGGCGGGTGACAACGCCGTCTTCGCCGACCTCGAGTACCCGTCGCTCATCTATCCCGTGGCGGCGCTGCGCGATCGGGGCGTGGAGCCGCGCGTGGTGCGGGCCATCGGTCACTATCTGTCGATGGACGCCCTCGCCGCCGCGGTAGACGCGCGGACGCGGCTCGTGCTGGTGAGCCAGGTGAGCTTCCTCACCGGCCAGCGCCTGGATCTCGCGCGTTGCGCCGAGCTCTGCCGCTCGCGCGGGGCCTGGCTCGCGGTGGACGCCACGCATGCCTTGGGCGTCGTGCCGGTGACCGGAGGGCTTTGCGACTTCGTGGTGTCGGCCTGCTACAAGTGGCTGCTCGCCACCCTCGGCGTGGGGATCTTCGCGTACGACCCGGCGCGCGTGGGCGACCTCGTGCCGGCCACGCTCGGCTGGCATAGCGTCGCGCAGCGCGGCGGATCCACCGATCCCCTCGCGATGCCGCTGCGCGCGGACGCCGCGCGCCTGGAGGCGGGGAACCCCGCCCTGCTTCCCGTGTTCGTGCTCGACAACGCCCTCGCGCGCACGGAAGGCTTGAGCCCCGCAGCGATCGAGGCGCACGCGCGCGATCTCGGCACCGCGCTGATCGCGGGCCTCACCGCGCGCGGCCGCAAGGTCGTCACGCCGGAGGCGCCGGCCGAGCGCGCGGGCAATGTCTGCTTCCTCGAGGAGGACGGCGCGGGGCTGGCCGCGCGTCTCGCCCAACAGGGAGTCCTGGTCTGGGGCGGGGACGGGCGCATTCGCGTCTCGGCGCATCTCTACAACGACGCCGGCGACGTGGAGCGCTTCCTCGCCGCCCTGGACTCGGTCGGCTAG
- a CDS encoding DinB family protein, giving the protein MPAVALPDGRVVHGWNPPGYAALVGVEHRPTVKLSPAELGGRLDRILALTGRLILALPPEALAYKPAKRDRDLLNLGFHVFRLALAFADGMDLGEFPYTWLQERVPEAPPDFKDGAAVARYGALVRGRLGGWFEGAADSEYARIINVYYGPQSGHDLLERTTWHAAQHLRQLHVVATELGVALPDPLPVADFEGLPMPASLW; this is encoded by the coding sequence GTGCCCGCGGTGGCCCTGCCTGACGGCCGGGTGGTGCATGGTTGGAACCCGCCCGGCTATGCCGCGCTGGTGGGGGTGGAGCATCGGCCGACCGTGAAGCTCTCGCCCGCGGAGCTGGGGGGGCGCCTCGACCGCATCCTGGCCCTCACCGGCCGGCTCATCCTGGCCCTGCCGCCCGAAGCGCTCGCCTACAAGCCGGCCAAGCGGGATCGCGACCTGCTGAACCTGGGCTTTCACGTGTTTCGTCTGGCCCTGGCCTTCGCCGACGGCATGGACCTGGGCGAGTTCCCCTACACATGGTTGCAGGAGAGGGTGCCCGAGGCGCCCCCGGACTTCAAGGACGGCGCGGCGGTGGCGCGCTACGGCGCGCTGGTGCGCGGCCGGCTCGGCGGCTGGTTCGAGGGCGCGGCCGACAGCGAGTACGCTCGGATCATCAACGTGTACTACGGGCCGCAGTCGGGTCACGATCTCCTCGAGCGGACGACCTGGCATGCCGCGCAGCATCTCCGCCAGCTCCATGTGGTGGCGACCGAGCTCGGCGTGGCGCTTCCCGATCCCCTGCCGGTAGCCGACTTCGAGGGTCTGCCCATGCCCGCCAGCCTCTGGTGA
- a CDS encoding PEP-CTERM sorting domain-containing protein: protein MDMHRRRVMARLWIVAAISLLSPLFAGPAVAGLIASAAVSLCGQTLAESGNAATFVPPVSADCGNFTAAGSAEARAGFTSMGTAASLLVHSTGPSNVLNTAIAEARSEDILTPQGLPAGTLGRLVYTFDISGENHAEVSSINSDGSAYTQLLGQVTNSFFRFNDRVLTLDAAEYDHFMPQFDFGIVYGEPNTVELRMISLSRVRLDPTGPANFAGITDFADTITLSSVDLLDADGRPVPNASLSAASGTHYPLTGSSISVPEPSSVLLLTTGLIGLYFGRVARFCKSRSRCPLQGQPSRRDEFLHRL, encoded by the coding sequence ATGGATATGCATCGACGACGCGTCATGGCGAGACTTTGGATCGTAGCGGCCATCTCCTTACTCTCCCCGCTCTTTGCCGGACCTGCGGTGGCCGGTCTCATCGCGAGCGCGGCTGTCTCCCTCTGCGGCCAAACGCTGGCCGAGAGCGGCAACGCGGCTACGTTCGTCCCACCGGTCAGCGCTGATTGCGGCAATTTCACGGCAGCCGGGTCCGCAGAAGCCAGGGCCGGGTTTACCAGCATGGGAACGGCGGCGTCGCTTCTGGTGCACAGCACGGGCCCTTCCAATGTCCTAAACACGGCGATCGCAGAAGCGCGAAGCGAGGACATCCTCACGCCTCAAGGTCTCCCTGCGGGCACACTCGGCCGTCTCGTCTACACCTTCGATATCTCGGGGGAGAACCATGCGGAGGTCAGCAGCATCAACTCGGATGGCTCCGCATACACGCAGCTGTTGGGACAAGTAACAAACTCTTTCTTTCGCTTCAATGACCGCGTCCTCACCCTCGACGCTGCGGAGTACGACCATTTCATGCCGCAGTTCGATTTCGGTATCGTCTACGGGGAGCCGAACACCGTCGAGTTGCGGATGATATCTCTGTCGCGAGTGCGGTTGGATCCCACTGGCCCCGCCAACTTCGCAGGCATCACGGACTTCGCCGACACCATCACTCTTTCGTCGGTCGATCTTCTCGACGCGGACGGCCGGCCGGTACCGAATGCCTCGCTTTCGGCAGCCTCAGGAACACATTATCCCTTGACGGGCAGCAGTATCTCGGTCCCGGAGCCGAGTTCTGTGCTGCTTCTCACGACCGGGCTGATCGGCCTGTACTTCGGTCGCGTAGCTAGGTTTTGTAAATCCCGCTCCCGCTGCCCGTTACAGGGACAGCCGTCGCGCCGCGACGAGTTCCTACATCGTCTTTAG
- a CDS encoding VCBS repeat-containing protein produces MRRPAPRPALPLFALFLLLLSPSSVLAWALSFGQASGNRVASGRGTFPRWQAFGIATEVPMRWVVVADRERLAAVDRDGTLWILEATRAGLTVAARYGEIVSPDAPPAVVVIDDDAPGLALVGKDGRLVLWSEGTLRSYDVGAPLSRLSFPLPVRLPGQRWDDLLAVAADGAVVLIARLPSAPRIVSRVEAHALPDARITLADLDGDGLPEAVVLSDPTERFGHGLLGDRLEAASATIIGITPFGLTLRARYALATAVFEDLVPVLAPISEGGRPVVLVARSAPEVGAAVVALGWRDGTLVPVAETAKPGSDWVHVVGAANMAGDGAPEVVTVRVLPVGGVLTALRRKGNGLDVIAQAPGFASHSAGSRNEDQVLLADLDGNGWPEVIVPRQSRVAVAALELDAGRWVERWSVTLRGPIESNLAAADVDGDGLLDLVFADRHTLYIFFSVR; encoded by the coding sequence ATGAGGCGCCCGGCGCCCCGTCCCGCGCTCCCTCTCTTCGCCCTCTTCCTCCTGCTGCTCTCGCCCAGCTCCGTCCTCGCCTGGGCGCTGTCGTTCGGGCAGGCTTCCGGCAACCGCGTCGCATCCGGGCGCGGAACCTTTCCTCGCTGGCAGGCGTTCGGCATCGCCACCGAGGTGCCGATGCGCTGGGTGGTGGTCGCCGACCGCGAGCGGCTGGCTGCAGTGGATCGCGACGGTACCTTGTGGATCCTGGAGGCCACCCGCGCCGGGCTGACCGTGGCCGCCCGCTATGGGGAGATCGTGAGCCCCGACGCGCCGCCCGCGGTCGTGGTGATCGACGACGACGCGCCGGGGCTCGCTCTCGTGGGAAAGGATGGACGGCTCGTGCTGTGGAGCGAGGGCACGCTCCGGAGCTACGACGTCGGCGCGCCACTCTCGCGCCTGAGCTTTCCGCTGCCGGTGCGGCTCCCCGGCCAGCGCTGGGACGATCTGCTCGCGGTGGCCGCCGACGGCGCGGTGGTGCTGATCGCGAGGCTGCCCTCCGCCCCGCGCATCGTCTCGCGCGTGGAGGCGCACGCCCTGCCCGACGCGCGCATCACGCTCGCCGACCTCGACGGCGATGGCCTCCCGGAGGCGGTGGTGCTCTCGGATCCCACCGAGCGCTTCGGGCACGGGCTGCTCGGCGATCGGCTGGAGGCGGCCAGCGCCACCATCATCGGCATCACGCCGTTTGGCCTGACCCTCCGCGCCCGCTACGCGCTCGCCACGGCGGTCTTCGAGGATCTCGTCCCCGTGCTGGCGCCGATCAGCGAGGGCGGCCGTCCCGTGGTGCTGGTGGCCCGCAGCGCACCGGAAGTGGGCGCGGCGGTGGTGGCGCTGGGCTGGCGTGACGGGACGCTGGTGCCCGTCGCCGAGACGGCGAAACCCGGCAGTGACTGGGTGCACGTGGTCGGCGCGGCGAACATGGCGGGCGACGGCGCGCCGGAAGTCGTGACGGTACGCGTGCTGCCGGTCGGCGGCGTCCTCACCGCGCTCCGGCGCAAGGGCAACGGCCTCGACGTGATCGCGCAGGCGCCGGGCTTTGCTTCCCACAGCGCGGGCTCGCGCAACGAGGATCAGGTGCTCCTGGCCGATCTGGACGGAAACGGCTGGCCCGAGGTGATCGTGCCGCGCCAGTCGCGCGTGGCGGTAGCTGCGCTCGAGCTCGATGCGGGCCGCTGGGTGGAGCGCTGGAGCGTCACCCTGCGCGGTCCCATCGAGTCGAACCTCGCCGCGGCCGACGTGGACGGCGACGGTCTGCTCGATCTCGTCTTCGCCGACCGGCACACCCTCTACATCTTCTTTAGCGTGAGATGA
- a CDS encoding enoyl-CoA hydratase-related protein: protein MSYQTLRYEVKDAVATLTLDRPDAYNALNLTLGRELFHAALEADEDRAVRCVVITGAGKAFCAGGDVKDFAEAGDRVGIVIKELTTYLHGAISRLARSAKPVIMGVNGIAAGGGMSLALGGDLVVATESAKFTMAYSRIAASPDGSSSYFLPRLIGLRRALELHYTNRVLTAREALDWGLVNRVHPDAEFPGALAALARELASGPTLAFGRAKALFHQSTQESLETQMELEAQAIAASGHTEDFRAGVRAFAAKQPVSFKGR, encoded by the coding sequence ATGAGCTACCAGACGCTGCGCTACGAGGTGAAGGACGCCGTGGCCACCCTCACCCTCGACCGGCCGGACGCCTACAACGCCCTGAACCTCACGCTGGGGCGCGAGCTGTTCCACGCCGCCCTCGAGGCCGACGAGGATCGCGCGGTGCGCTGCGTGGTGATCACGGGGGCGGGGAAGGCCTTCTGCGCGGGCGGCGACGTGAAGGACTTCGCGGAGGCGGGCGATCGCGTGGGCATCGTGATCAAGGAGCTCACGACCTATCTCCACGGCGCGATCTCGCGCCTGGCCCGCTCGGCGAAGCCCGTCATCATGGGCGTCAACGGCATCGCGGCAGGCGGCGGGATGAGCCTGGCGCTGGGGGGCGACCTGGTGGTCGCGACGGAGTCTGCCAAGTTCACCATGGCCTACTCGCGCATTGCCGCCTCCCCCGACGGGTCGTCGTCCTACTTCTTGCCGCGCCTCATCGGGCTGCGCCGCGCGCTGGAGCTCCACTATACGAATCGCGTGCTGACCGCGCGTGAGGCCCTGGACTGGGGGCTGGTGAACCGCGTGCATCCCGACGCGGAGTTCCCGGGCGCCCTCGCGGCGCTTGCGCGCGAGCTCGCCTCCGGCCCCACGCTCGCCTTCGGCCGGGCCAAGGCGCTCTTCCATCAGTCGACGCAGGAGAGCCTCGAGACGCAGATGGAGCTCGAGGCGCAGGCCATCGCCGCCTCCGGCCACACCGAAGACTTCCGGGCCGGCGTGCGCGCGTTCGCGGCCAAGCAACCGGTCAGCTTCAAGGGCCGCTGA
- the pyk gene encoding pyruvate kinase: MRRTKIVCTIGPASSSREMLDRMVAAGMDVVRLNFSHGTHEEHAEAIRTIRDAESSWGHPVTIVQDLQGPKVRLGRFVGGQALLLNGESFTLSAKSIMGTDTRATLSHPEFLPVLKPGDQVWMDDGMIQLVVQSAAPEEAVCRVTAGGVVSDHKGISLPRIPVPVASLTEKDREDLRFGIAQGVDYVAVSFVRTASDIQEVKRFIHEQGADLPIIAKLERAEVMGNLPSILPLVDAVMVARGDLGVEVPLEEVPVIQKEVIRQARLAKVPVIVATQMLESMVRHIRPTRAEVTDVATAIFDGADATMLSAETATGRFPAETVTVMARIAERAERALSRSPADQRRGDRLEPYGFPEATSQAACHAARVLHAKAIVAFTQSGFTARLISEERPDVPILALTPFPEVQRRLGLYWGVGSRLIRKVETTDEMLDEIESALLADGTVRNNDVLVIISGSPMWVTGTTNLLKFHRVGERR; this comes from the coding sequence ATGAGACGGACCAAGATCGTCTGCACCATCGGACCGGCGAGCTCCAGCCGCGAGATGCTCGACCGCATGGTCGCGGCCGGCATGGACGTCGTCCGGCTGAACTTCTCCCACGGCACGCACGAGGAGCACGCGGAGGCCATCCGGACCATTCGCGACGCCGAGTCGAGCTGGGGCCATCCCGTCACGATCGTGCAGGATCTCCAGGGGCCCAAGGTGCGGCTGGGGCGCTTCGTGGGCGGGCAGGCGCTGCTGCTCAACGGGGAGTCGTTCACGCTCAGCGCCAAGAGCATCATGGGCACGGACACGCGCGCGACCTTGTCGCATCCCGAGTTTCTTCCCGTCCTCAAGCCGGGCGACCAGGTGTGGATGGACGACGGCATGATCCAGCTCGTGGTCCAGTCCGCCGCGCCGGAGGAGGCGGTGTGCCGGGTCACCGCGGGCGGGGTGGTATCGGACCACAAGGGCATCTCACTGCCACGCATCCCGGTCCCGGTGGCCTCGCTCACCGAGAAGGACCGCGAGGACCTGCGCTTCGGCATCGCCCAGGGCGTGGATTACGTGGCGGTGTCCTTCGTCCGCACGGCGAGCGACATCCAGGAGGTCAAGAGGTTTATCCACGAGCAGGGCGCGGACCTGCCCATCATCGCCAAGCTCGAGCGCGCGGAGGTGATGGGGAATCTGCCGTCGATCCTGCCCCTGGTGGACGCGGTGATGGTGGCGCGCGGCGATCTCGGCGTGGAGGTGCCGCTCGAGGAGGTGCCGGTGATCCAGAAGGAGGTCATCCGGCAGGCGCGCCTCGCCAAGGTGCCGGTCATCGTCGCCACCCAGATGCTGGAGTCCATGGTGCGTCACATCCGGCCCACGCGGGCGGAGGTGACCGACGTCGCCACCGCCATCTTCGACGGCGCGGACGCCACCATGCTGTCGGCGGAGACGGCGACCGGGCGCTTTCCGGCGGAGACGGTGACGGTGATGGCGCGCATCGCCGAGCGCGCAGAGCGGGCGCTGTCGCGCAGCCCCGCCGACCAGCGGCGCGGCGATCGGCTGGAGCCCTACGGCTTCCCCGAGGCCACCTCGCAGGCCGCCTGCCACGCCGCCCGAGTGCTCCACGCCAAGGCGATCGTCGCCTTCACCCAGTCAGGGTTCACCGCGCGGCTCATCTCCGAGGAGCGGCCGGACGTGCCCATCCTCGCGCTCACGCCGTTCCCCGAGGTGCAGCGGCGGCTCGGTCTCTACTGGGGCGTCGGCTCGCGCCTCATCCGGAAGGTCGAGACCACGGACGAGATGCTGGACGAGATCGAGTCCGCGCTGCTCGCCGACGGCACCGTGCGCAACAACGACGTGCTCGTCATCATCTCGGGCTCGCCGATGTGGGTGACGGGGACGACCAACCTGCTCAAGTTCCATCGCGTCGGCGAACGCCGCTGA
- the uvrA gene encoding excinuclease ABC subunit UvrA has translation MANDRIVIRGAREHNLKAIDLEIPRDQLVVITGLSGSGKSSLAFDTIYAEGQRRYVESLSAYARQFLEQMEKPDVDSIEGLSPAISIEQKTTSKNPRSTVGTVTEIYDYLRVLFARVGVPHCPQCGDIISAQTVQQMVDRVLTLPGGSRLLVLAPVVRGRKGEYRKLFYDLKRQGYVRVRVNGQVHELGEEIELAKTKKHTIEVVVDRIIVREGLGTRLADSLETALRLADGVAQVEVVDGPSMLFSERLACAKCGISFPEVSPRMFSFNNPYGACPECGGIGTRYEVDPERIVPTGKRSLNQGALAPWAGQPGTVFKQTLQVLARRHKFSLDTPWEKLPKKVRDMILHGEEDDGFEGVLRILDRKYKETLSEDIRAEIEHFMTLQDCPACKGSRLRPEALAVKIARRSIADLVRLPIKAASEFFESLVLTEREAAIARRVLKEVRERLGFLSAVGLDYLTLDRGAATLSGGEGQRIRLATQIGSSLVGVLYILDEPSIGLHQRDNRRLLDTLKRLRDLGNTVLVVEHDEETIRAADYVVDLGPGAGEHGGHVVAVGTPDEIVDNPASLTGRFLAGIERIAPPDQRRLGTGKGLVIHNPREHNLKGMNVRIPLGTFTCVTGVSGSGKSTLVNDILYRALAQMLHRAGDRPGAHDRIEGAQHLDKVIDIDQSPIGRTPRSNPATYTGVFTLIRTLMARTSDARVRGYQPGRFSFNVKGGRCEACQGDGLVKIEMHFLPDVYVTCEVCKGKRYNRETLEVRYKGKNIAEVLDMTVAEALEFFEPVPAIKQKLRTLHDVGLDYIRLGQSATTLSGGEAQRVKLATELSRRATGRTLYILDEPTTGLHFADIRRLLQVLNQLVDQGNTVVIIEHNLDVVKTADWIIDLGPEGGNEGGRVIATGTPEDVAGSVKSYTGQFLHRTLAAGSAIA, from the coding sequence ATGGCCAACGACCGCATCGTCATCCGGGGCGCCCGCGAGCACAACCTCAAGGCCATCGACCTCGAGATCCCCCGCGATCAGCTGGTGGTGATCACCGGGCTGTCCGGGTCGGGCAAGTCGTCGCTGGCCTTCGACACGATCTACGCCGAGGGGCAGCGCCGCTACGTGGAGTCGCTGTCGGCCTACGCGCGGCAGTTCCTCGAGCAGATGGAGAAGCCCGACGTCGACTCCATCGAGGGCCTCTCGCCCGCCATCTCGATCGAGCAGAAGACCACGTCGAAGAACCCGCGGTCGACCGTGGGCACCGTCACCGAGATCTACGACTACCTGCGGGTGCTGTTCGCGCGGGTCGGGGTGCCGCACTGCCCGCAGTGCGGGGACATCATCTCCGCACAGACCGTGCAGCAGATGGTCGACCGCGTGCTCACCCTGCCGGGCGGGAGCCGTCTCCTCGTGCTCGCCCCGGTGGTCCGCGGCCGCAAGGGCGAGTACCGCAAGCTCTTCTACGATCTCAAGCGCCAGGGCTACGTGCGGGTACGGGTCAACGGCCAGGTGCACGAGCTGGGCGAGGAGATCGAGCTCGCCAAGACCAAGAAGCACACCATCGAGGTGGTGGTGGACCGCATCATCGTCCGCGAGGGTCTCGGGACCCGCCTTGCCGACTCCCTCGAGACCGCGCTCCGTCTGGCCGACGGCGTGGCCCAGGTGGAGGTGGTGGACGGGCCGAGCATGCTCTTCTCCGAGCGGCTGGCCTGCGCCAAGTGCGGCATCTCCTTCCCCGAGGTCTCGCCGCGCATGTTCTCGTTCAACAACCCTTACGGCGCCTGTCCGGAATGCGGCGGCATCGGAACACGCTACGAGGTTGATCCAGAGAGAATCGTCCCCACGGGCAAGCGCTCGCTCAATCAGGGCGCGCTCGCGCCGTGGGCGGGCCAGCCCGGCACCGTGTTCAAGCAGACCCTGCAGGTGCTGGCGCGCCGCCACAAGTTCAGCCTCGACACCCCGTGGGAGAAGCTGCCCAAGAAGGTCCGCGACATGATCCTCCACGGCGAGGAGGACGACGGCTTCGAGGGCGTGCTGAGGATCCTGGACCGGAAGTACAAGGAGACCCTGTCCGAGGACATCCGCGCGGAGATCGAGCATTTCATGACGCTCCAGGATTGCCCGGCCTGCAAGGGCTCGCGGCTCCGGCCGGAGGCGCTCGCGGTGAAGATCGCCCGGCGCTCCATCGCCGATCTGGTGCGGCTGCCCATCAAGGCCGCGTCGGAGTTCTTCGAGTCGCTCGTCCTCACCGAGCGCGAGGCGGCCATCGCCCGGCGCGTGCTCAAGGAGGTGCGTGAGCGGCTGGGCTTCCTCTCCGCGGTGGGCCTGGACTACCTCACCCTCGACCGCGGCGCCGCCACGCTCTCCGGCGGCGAGGGCCAGCGCATCCGCCTGGCCACCCAGATCGGCTCGAGCCTGGTGGGCGTGCTCTACATCCTGGACGAGCCCTCCATCGGGCTGCACCAGCGTGACAACCGCAGGCTGCTCGACACGCTCAAGCGCCTGCGCGACCTCGGCAACACCGTGCTCGTGGTGGAGCACGACGAGGAGACGATCCGCGCCGCGGACTACGTGGTCGACCTGGGACCCGGAGCGGGGGAGCACGGCGGCCACGTGGTCGCGGTGGGGACCCCGGACGAGATCGTGGACAACCCCGCCTCGCTCACCGGCCGCTTCCTCGCCGGGATCGAGCGCATCGCACCGCCCGACCAGCGCCGCCTCGGCACCGGCAAGGGCCTCGTCATCCACAACCCGCGCGAGCACAATCTCAAGGGCATGAACGTCCGGATCCCGCTCGGCACCTTCACGTGCGTGACCGGCGTGTCCGGCTCGGGCAAGTCGACCCTGGTCAACGACATTCTCTATCGCGCGCTCGCCCAGATGCTGCACCGGGCGGGGGACCGGCCGGGTGCCCACGACCGCATCGAGGGCGCCCAGCACCTCGACAAGGTGATCGACATCGACCAGTCGCCGATCGGGCGGACCCCGCGGTCCAACCCGGCGACCTACACCGGCGTGTTCACGCTGATCCGCACGCTCATGGCCCGGACCTCCGACGCGCGCGTGCGCGGGTATCAGCCCGGCCGCTTCTCGTTCAACGTCAAGGGCGGGCGCTGCGAGGCGTGCCAGGGCGACGGGCTCGTGAAGATCGAGATGCACTTCCTCCCCGACGTGTACGTGACCTGCGAGGTTTGCAAGGGCAAGCGCTACAATCGGGAGACGCTCGAGGTACGCTACAAGGGGAAGAACATCGCCGAGGTCCTCGACATGACGGTGGCGGAGGCGCTCGAGTTCTTCGAGCCGGTGCCCGCGATCAAGCAGAAGCTTCGGACGCTGCACGACGTCGGGCTCGACTACATCCGCCTCGGGCAGTCGGCGACCACGCTGTCGGGCGGCGAGGCGCAGCGGGTGAAGCTCGCCACTGAGCTGTCACGCCGGGCGACCGGGCGCACCCTCTACATCCTGGACGAGCCGACCACCGGTCTGCACTTCGCCGACATCCGCCGTCTGCTGCAGGTGCTCAATCAGCTGGTGGATCAGGGCAACACGGTGGTCATCATCGAGCACAACCTCGACGTCGTGAAGACGGCCGACTGGATCATCGACCTCGGCCCCGAGGGCGGGAACGAGGGCGGGCGTGTCATCGCCACCGGGACCCCCGAGGACGTCGCGGGGAGCGTCAAGTCCTACACGGGACAGTTCCTGCACCGGACGCTGGCCGCCGGGAGCGCCATCGCATGA
- a CDS encoding MFS transporter has protein sequence MIRVLGAGGRALYTRPLIGALAITIAIHVAAYMLNAVLPFRATALGATGTQVGLMFSVTAGVAMFFRPVVGGWVDRHGVRVVLIPGVVVLALTSLGLHGAGSPGALIVLMAGVGLANGLISTAAGVLAAQATAPAQRGEALGLYYLGTSLAVAVAAPAGIALLRLGGIEWNFYLVTVLAALILLFTVLLTPTGAGRPDAAGGRLRLWSRHALGAAAVMILITLGQSSIVGFVPLYAERHGLGGWIGWFFALYSVWMILCRALLRGISDQVGRVQVLGPSMTATAMGFLMLAAPPSGATLIAGALFLGTGASLTYPTMIALLVDRTPDRERGLAMGTLSASWDVGVVLGSALVGFVIERLSFHAGFAVGAVGACAGLLTFVLLERARARRPAYPRPAEAV, from the coding sequence GTGATCCGCGTCCTGGGCGCGGGCGGGCGCGCGCTCTACACGCGCCCCCTCATCGGCGCGCTCGCGATCACGATCGCCATCCACGTCGCCGCCTACATGCTGAACGCGGTGCTGCCCTTTCGCGCCACCGCGCTGGGCGCGACCGGCACGCAGGTGGGCCTGATGTTCTCGGTGACCGCGGGCGTGGCGATGTTCTTCCGCCCCGTCGTGGGGGGCTGGGTGGACCGCCACGGCGTCCGCGTGGTGCTGATCCCCGGCGTCGTGGTCCTCGCCCTGACCTCGCTGGGGCTGCACGGCGCGGGCTCACCGGGCGCCCTCATCGTCCTCATGGCCGGCGTCGGCCTCGCCAACGGGCTGATCTCCACCGCGGCGGGCGTGCTCGCCGCGCAGGCGACCGCGCCCGCCCAGCGGGGAGAAGCTCTCGGCCTCTACTATCTCGGGACCTCGCTCGCGGTGGCGGTGGCCGCGCCCGCCGGCATCGCGCTCCTGCGCCTGGGCGGCATCGAGTGGAACTTCTACCTCGTCACCGTGCTCGCCGCGCTCATCCTGCTCTTCACCGTCCTGCTGACGCCCACCGGCGCGGGCCGGCCCGATGCGGCGGGCGGCCGCTTGCGCCTCTGGAGCCGGCACGCGCTGGGCGCGGCGGCGGTGATGATCCTCATCACGCTGGGCCAGTCGAGCATCGTGGGCTTCGTGCCGCTCTACGCCGAGCGCCACGGGCTCGGCGGCTGGATCGGCTGGTTCTTCGCCCTCTATTCGGTGTGGATGATCCTCTGCCGCGCCCTCCTGCGCGGGATCTCGGACCAGGTCGGGCGAGTCCAGGTCCTGGGGCCGTCCATGACGGCGACCGCCATGGGCTTTCTCATGCTGGCGGCGCCGCCCAGCGGCGCCACGCTCATCGCGGGGGCGCTCTTCCTGGGCACCGGCGCCTCGCTGACCTACCCGACCATGATCGCGCTGCTGGTGGACCGCACACCCGACCGCGAGCGCGGGCTCGCCATGGGCACGCTGTCCGCCTCGTGGGACGTCGGCGTGGTGCTGGGCTCCGCGCTGGTGGGGTTCGTCATCGAGCGGCTGTCGTTCCACGCGGGCTTCGCGGTGGGCGCGGTGGGCGCGTGTGCGGGACTCCTGACCTTCGTGCTGCTGGAGCGGGCCCGCGCGCGGCGCCCGGCTTACCCTCGGCCCGCCGAAGCGGTATGA